Genomic window (Cellulosilyticum lentocellum DSM 5427):
AAAGCAGCTGCGTTGCGACCTCATTTGCTTTAAACTCTGCCATAAATTGCTCATATAATACTCTTTCATGAGCTGCATGTTGGTCAATAATAAATACCTTCTCATGATATTCGATTAACCAATAGGTTTTAAATACTTGTCCTACAATACGATAATCTGTAGGTAAAATGGCTGGTGAAGTAGGTTTTTCTTCAACTTGAATCTTAGGTGGTAAAGGTACATCTTCAAAACGACTAATACCATATTCTTTATTAGGCTTCTCTAGTTCGTGAATCATTTCATCAGTCGGTTCTGTAGTACTTTGATGAATCATTTCTTCTTTAAAAACTTGACTCAGCTGTTTCTCATAAGTATCAATCGATTGAGGAGAAACATGATGACTATCTCTATTGCCAAATAACCGACTAATAGAAGGGGGATTTACATCTTCTCTTTGAAAATCAGTAGGATTATGTTTTAAAAGACTTTGAGGTGTTACTTCTTCCTTTTCTTTACGTGGTGCAAAAAAAGTATCTATGATACCTTGCTCAATAACCGGTTCAACTTTAGCTTCCTTTGGCCCTGGCTCAGTAGCCACTTGTGGTACTAAATAAGCTTCCCTTAACGCATGGCTAACCCCTTCATAAACCGCTTTATAAATAGTATCTGGGTTTTTAAAACGGACTTGCAATTTAGTAGGATGAACATTAACGTCTACTAAAGAAGGGTCCAAATACAAGTGAAGCACTGAAAAAGGAAATTTACCTACCATCACTAAAGTTTTATAAGCATCTTCTACAGCACCTTGTAATAATTGACTTTTAATATAGCGGCCATTAATGAAAAAATGCTCATAATTACGATTTCCCCTATTTAAAACTGGCTTTCCAATTAACCCCATACATTCTATAGTATCGCTTTTATAGTAGCATTCTAGCGTATTTCTAGCATATTCTTTTCCATAAATATTTAAAATAGCATGCTTTAACTCATGGTCTCCTGAAGTCGTAAATATAGTTTTTCCATTTTGAATATATTTAAAACTTACCTCCGGATGTGCTAATGCTAATTTATACATATAATCTGAAATTTTTGCTCCCTCTGAACTACTACTACTTAAAAAAGCTTTTCTAGCAGGAACATTAAAAAACAAGTGACGCATAATGAAGGTAGTCCCATTAGGACAGGCAACTTCTTCTGCAGCTGACATCTTCCCTCCACTTATCTCTATACGTTTACCGGTTAACTCTTGCTCTTCCTTGGTTAAAAGTTCTACATTGGAAACAGCTGCAATACTTGCTAACGCTTCACCTCTAAACCCTAAACTTATCACTTCATACAAATCTTCTGCCGAAGTAATCTTACTTGTTGCATGACGTAAAAAAGCTACTTCTACTTGATCTTTTGGAATACCTACCCCATTATCTGTCACACGAATTAAGTCAATACCACCATTTTTTATTTCTACTGTAATGGAACTAGCTTTGGCATCAATACTATTTTCTACTAATTCTTTAACAACAGAACAAGGTCTTTCCACTACTTCTCCTGCCGCAATTTTATTAATGGTATGTGTATCGAGTATTTTAATTGCTCTCATTTGTATCCTCCTTTCTTCGCTGTATAATAAGGAGGAAGGCAAACCTCTTAAAGAGATTTAACCTTCCTTTGTAATTCATATAAAAGTTCTAAAGCTTTAAATGGTGTTGTATTCATTAAATCCGCTTCTTTTAA
Coding sequences:
- the mutL gene encoding DNA mismatch repair endonuclease MutL, translated to MRAIKILDTHTINKIAAGEVVERPCSVVKELVENSIDAKASSITVEIKNGGIDLIRVTDNGVGIPKDQVEVAFLRHATSKITSAEDLYEVISLGFRGEALASIAAVSNVELLTKEEQELTGKRIEISGGKMSAAEEVACPNGTTFIMRHLFFNVPARKAFLSSSSSEGAKISDYMYKLALAHPEVSFKYIQNGKTIFTTSGDHELKHAILNIYGKEYARNTLECYYKSDTIECMGLIGKPVLNRGNRNYEHFFINGRYIKSQLLQGAVEDAYKTLVMVGKFPFSVLHLYLDPSLVDVNVHPTKLQVRFKNPDTIYKAVYEGVSHALREAYLVPQVATEPGPKEAKVEPVIEQGIIDTFFAPRKEKEEVTPQSLLKHNPTDFQREDVNPPSISRLFGNRDSHHVSPQSIDTYEKQLSQVFKEEMIHQSTTEPTDEMIHELEKPNKEYGISRFEDVPLPPKIQVEEKPTSPAILPTDYRIVGQVFKTYWLIEYHEKVFIIDQHAAHERVLYEQFMAEFKANEVATQLLLMPETLMVTPVEMTLLNEHEELFKKLGFQFEAFGENAVAIREVPFILNEPLSPAVFKEVLDRLTHDKLQDIAELKAEAIIRMSCRSAIKAHDQISDRECRKLIELLLALDNPFTCPHGRPTLVALTQVDIEKMFKRI